The sequence below is a genomic window from Pseudobacteroides sp..
GCCATTAAAGTTGTAAAAAGACACATCTTTTATTGTTACAACCACCAAATGTCATTTTTATGTTTATATGGGTTATGTAGGTGTGAGGCTTTTTGTTTAGATTATGAAAAACTAAGAAAACAAGAGAAATTTCAAGAAAAATAAACTTTATAGAAGAAGGTGTACTACAAGTACATAGTCCAATAAAATCCTCCTTTCTAGCATATTGTTCATTTTATATGCCCACTATGAGTTAATAAAGCTTATGTTTTATTGGAATTTTTATACTTAGTTCATTCAAAATAAATTAATAAATTATCCTTTTTTATCTTTAATCTCTCAAAAGTATCTATAATAAAATGATAGCACTCATAAAAATTAGTCCTAATATTATCAATTCCCTTTATTGTAACTATTTTTGGGGTATTGGAATATACAAGATACTCATCAAACCAGTTCCAATGCATAGGAAATCGATAGAATCCAAGTCCTTTACTCAAACTCTCTAATAGTTGTTCTTCAGTTTTTACTTCTCTTAAATCTATTGTAGTATAATCAGTCACTTCTGGGTATCTAAATTCCTTGAATAGAATATCAATAATTTTCTTCTCTGAACAAAGATATCCATTACCGAACGCTTCGCAGTTCCTTTCGTTTGCCCACTTCTCACAAAATGCATCATGGATATTACTACAGTCAAATTGCTTTTCAGTAAATAAATAATTCTTTAGAAATAAACGTAAACTCGCTATTTCTATCATATCATTAAATCTCGTTCCAATCACTTCCAAATAAGCCTTCTTGCCTAAAAATTCCTCTAAACTATCATTTTCATAAACCCATTCTTCAAATAATTCTTCAGTAATATATTTATTTATGAATACACATATAATCAGTGTAATCAAATCCAAAACTAATCACTTCCTCATCTAAACAGCATCCTTAACAAAACTATGGTAACGACAATAAAATCTGTTATTTATCTGGCTTTACTCAATTATTTCTTCAATCCTGATTATATCAGTCATCTCTAATATTTCTATTTGGCAAAGCATATTGAAGTGTAAATTGACATAATCATTATATAACCTATGAAAAAATTATTCAATTAACCTACTATTCTACTGTTATCAAAAGCATATGCTAATTGAAGATAATAATAGCCCCGTTACGACCGGAATATTTAGATTTCAGCAATCGTTCCCCAATCGCTCCCAAAATATACTTTTGAGCGAAATTCAAGCTTAACTTCTACTAAAATTAGGAATATAATAATGTTAAAGATTTAACACTGTTTAAACACTTCGGCGCAAAGTGCTAGTGCTATCTAGAGGCACTTCTTTAAACAATGTCATACTTACTTATTTGATTGTTTGTAATATATTCCATAAAAATACCGATATATTAATAAAAAATTAATATGCTTAATATATTATTATTGATATAATTAGGGTGGTATTCCTCTATCAATCGGTATCTATGCATAGTCAGGAAAATGTTTAATATGAGGGGAGGAAAATGTTTACGATGGATATAGTCTATAAAATAGTTTTTATCGTAGGATTACTTTACACTTTTGTATCGGTTATAATAAACGGCATATCCGGTGCATTACACCTTGGACATCATGCAGGACCTCTAGACGGAGATTTGGGAGGACATGTTGCAGGAGACACTGGGCATTCAGGCGATGTTAATGGCCATGCACACTCCGGGCACCATTCAAGTATACAACATTCTTTTCTCTCATGGTTTTCCATATTAATTAATCCACTCGTTGCCGTGTCGTTTTTAACTGTGTTTGGTGGAATTGGTATATTGGGTACTGAATATTTCAACTGGGCAGCTGTACTAATATTCTTCATTGCATTAGCTTCAGCAGCAATTGTTGCATTTTTACTCTATAAATATATAGCTCTACCCTTATACAAATCCGAGAACACAAGTGACGTATCAAGAGAAGCTCTGATAAGTATGCCTGCCGAAGTTATTTCTCCGATACTAGAAAACGGTTTTGGTAAAATAAGATACGTAGTAAACGATATAAGGCATACAGCACCGGCTAAGCACATTGACGGCAAATCAGTAGAACAGGGAAAACGAGTAGTTATTTGCAAATTGGATAACAGTGTTTTTTATGTTTCAGAAATTGAAGAGATCTAATTCAGCAGTTCAATTAAAAAAATAATTTATGTAGAGGAGAGGATCAAATGCCAGATTTTTCATTAGTTTCAATAGTACCCATTTTAATAGTAGCTGTAGTCTTCATTTTAATATTCAGTCTCTTTTCAATGTATAGAAAAGTGCCTCAGGACAAAGCATTGGTAGTCACAGGATTTAGGGGCAGAAGAGTAATCACCGGCGGCGGTGGAATTGTTGTACCTTTATTGGAAAGAACAGATATTATGTCCCTGGAAAACATGCAGATTGATATTCGTATTGATGGTGCATTAACATCCCAAGGTGTTGGTATTATCGCTGATGGTGTTGCTGTAGTAAAAATCAAGTCAGATAAGGAATCAATACTGTCAGCGGCTGAGCAGTTCAACACTTCAAAAGGTATGGATCATATGTTGGCTGTTATATCCAAAACAACTCAACAGGTTCTTGAGGGTAAACTTCGAGAAATTGTCTCAAAAATGACTGTTGAGGAGATTTATAAGGACAGAGAAACTTTTGCCTCCCATGTACAGGGAGTTGCTGCAACTGAGCTGCAAAATCTAGGACTGGAATTAAAAGTTTTGACTATCAAAGATATCGCTGATAAAAACGGTTATCTGGAAGCCCTTGGTAAGCCTAGAATCGCAGAAGTTAAAAGAGATGCTCAAATTGCAGAGGCTAATGCAACTAAGGAAACCAAAATCAAGACAGCGGAAGCAAATAGAGAGGGCGAGGCTGCAAGAATCCAAGCTGAAACCCAAATCGCAGAGGCTAACAGGGATAAAGAACTGAAGGTGCAATCCTATAATAAGGACCAACAAACCGCTAAAGCGGAAGCAGACTTGGCTTACGATATAAAAGCAAACGTAGTAAAAAAAGATGTAGCCGAAACAGAAATGCAAGTTGAAATTGTCAGAAAACAAAAAGAAATAGAGCTTGCCGAACAAGAAGCTATGAGGAAGGAAAAAGAACTTGAAGCTACCGTTAAAAAGCAGGCCGATGCAGAAAACTACAGAGCTACAAAAAATGCCGATGCAAATAGGTATAGGGAAGTTGCAGAAGCAGAAGCAAGGGCACGTGCAATCGAAATAGAAGGTGAAGCAAAAGCTAAAGCAAAAAGGGCTGAAGGTATGGCTGAAGTTGAAATTATTAAAGCTAAGGGTGAAGCAGAAGCTTTGGCTATGGCCAAAAAAGCAGAAGCATTTAAAATGTACAATGATGCAGCTGTCACTCAGATGATAATTGAAAAATTGCCTGAAATCGCTCAAGCAATTGCAAGTCCTTTGGCAAAGACCGAAAAGATTGTAATTGTTGACAGCGGCAGCGGCGATGGCAGCGGAAAAGGTGCATCCAAGGTTACCGGATATATAACCGACATAATGGCACAGCTTCCGGAAACCGTTGAGGCTTTAACAGGGATGAATGTTATGGATCTATTGAAAAAAGATTCTTTGAAAGACTTACAGGCAAAAACCGGAAAAGTTACTGAGTCAAATATTTTTAAGTCTCTTGAAGAAACCGGTGCAACTAAAGAGTAGGCGGCGGGATATAGGGTTAGAGGGCTGCAAACTAAAATTAGTTTGGCAGCCCTCTTTTTTATATAAATATTTAATTTTCTATTCTGCCTTAGTAATGTTAAAGAAATAACATCCCCTATGCTCGCTTTCGTGTCCACTTAGCCCGTGAACACACGCTCGCAAGGGGAAGTAATTCTTTAATCATTCCTTAACCCAGCCCTTTTTAATGTTATCTGTCATATAGCTATCAAGCATCTCGAATATCTGCTCCTTGCTGTTGGAAACTCTCATATCCCTTTGGAGAGGGTCCTTTCTTTCCGAGCTGAAATTGGTATAATGCATAACATATGCCGGATACCTGTCATCTATCTCTTCCTTGTTGGTTTTCCAGACAATGAACTTCTGTACCATCAGCTTGCCCTTGCTCTCCTTTTTGTACACTTCCCTAAAGAGGAGCTCGCTTTTAGGAAGCTCTGCTCCGCCGTCCTCCTGTCCGAGCTCCGGTATATAGGTAACTTCAGACAGCTGGGAAAGCCTTAAATTATGCTCATCCGCGGTCTTATCGGGCCTTAATCTCACGAATATTGGATAAATAAAACTAATACCTTTATTGAATGACTTAAGCTTATATTTTCCATTGCCTATTTCAAGCAATGGATTGGTAATATTTAAGTTTCCCGATTCAAACAAAACATCATTATAGCTTATTTCAATAACCGTTTCAGGTTTTACCATCCTGAATGCAACATGATTGGAGTCGGTCTCAATATAATCCGAATCAATTACCTGCCCAGACAGCTTACTAAGCAAATCCTTCTTTTGCTCATCATTAAAGCCGTTTCCTGTCTTGCCTACAATCTGATACTCATTGTCTCCAGTCATCAGTGCAAGAAGCAGTGTCCTTATCTGGCCCTTGCAATCCCCAGTCCCTTCGGTGTATCCCACAATTACGGTATCAATGTTATGCTTGGGCTTTATTTTATAAACAATAGGAAGATCTGTCCGCAAAATCAGGCCTTCGGAACAATCCTCATCAACCCACTTTTTATATACGTCTTTAAGCTCCGTCTTGGAAGCAGCCTTTTTATATGTTACAGGTTTTACGTTGGCACCCTCAATGAAAATCTCCGAGAGCCTCCCATGTATCTCGCTGTAATTCTTCACTTTTGGATAAGCACCATTAATTTCGATGATATCAAAGGGTGCCAGCTTCAGCTTCCCTATTTCCGTTTCCTTGGAAAGTGCAGAAAGCACATCAAAAATCCTAGTTCTTCCGTTGTCCTCGCAAAGATACAGCTCGGCGGGAATTATTGCAGAGCTGATGCCTGCGTTTTTCAAAATCCTTCCCGCTTCCTCGGTGCAAGGCAGCCCAAATCTCAGAGTCCCTCCGGTA
It includes:
- a CDS encoding serine protease, which codes for MFTMDIVYKIVFIVGLLYTFVSVIINGISGALHLGHHAGPLDGDLGGHVAGDTGHSGDVNGHAHSGHHSSIQHSFLSWFSILINPLVAVSFLTVFGGIGILGTEYFNWAAVLIFFIALASAAIVAFLLYKYIALPLYKSENTSDVSREALISMPAEVISPILENGFGKIRYVVNDIRHTAPAKHIDGKSVEQGKRVVICKLDNSVFYVSEIEEI
- a CDS encoding flotillin family protein; translation: MPDFSLVSIVPILIVAVVFILIFSLFSMYRKVPQDKALVVTGFRGRRVITGGGGIVVPLLERTDIMSLENMQIDIRIDGALTSQGVGIIADGVAVVKIKSDKESILSAAEQFNTSKGMDHMLAVISKTTQQVLEGKLREIVSKMTVEEIYKDRETFASHVQGVAATELQNLGLELKVLTIKDIADKNGYLEALGKPRIAEVKRDAQIAEANATKETKIKTAEANREGEAARIQAETQIAEANRDKELKVQSYNKDQQTAKAEADLAYDIKANVVKKDVAETEMQVEIVRKQKEIELAEQEAMRKEKELEATVKKQADAENYRATKNADANRYREVAEAEARARAIEIEGEAKAKAKRAEGMAEVEIIKAKGEAEALAMAKKAEAFKMYNDAAVTQMIIEKLPEIAQAIASPLAKTEKIVIVDSGSGDGSGKGASKVTGYITDIMAQLPETVEALTGMNVMDLLKKDSLKDLQAKTGKVTESNIFKSLEETGATKE